The Diachasmimorpha longicaudata isolate KC_UGA_2023 chromosome 2, iyDiaLong2, whole genome shotgun sequence genome segment caaccaataattaattaaccaaGCACACGTGTTCACTGCCGATACGACAGTCGCCCATTCACACACTATACCACCGATCAGCTGTTCGGATGGATGGATGTTTGTACGCGTGACAGCCTACCCTATTCGATCTTCTGGGCTTCTGGTAATCGAGTTAAAACCTTTCCGGTTTTTTTGATGTGCCTAAAGAAGGTTCAAGATGATGGACAGTGCTACAGTGACGTAAAAATAcacttaaaaaattgtaaagaaTTGGTTCAATCATATCAACAGTCAACGGATGATGGTTGACGAAGGAAAAGACGAGGTGACGAGAAATGTTGATAACCAAAATACCTCCACTAACACTCAATGTTGCAACGTGGCGAGTGAATCGCCACGAAATCCATCGTTAGAGGAGAGACTTGCCAGCAAGATGTTGTCGTACTCACGTGAAACAGTTTGTTTATTCATAGGAATTTTCACATTTGGTCTTGCATTCGCTGCACTTCACAATGCGTAAGTTTTAGGTTATGTTTTTGAGATAAAAGTACTTATTTGTTGCGTTATTGTGGGGTTCTTTTGGCTATGGAAATATTTAGAGAGGAGTTTTGATTTCTTTTAACTGAATTTTGGGATATTTATGGAGTTTTGGGTTTTCTAGAGCCCCCAGGATATCGAAGCCGCCACCGGCTCgaccatttttcaatgaaacctcggtgataattgatttttataagGGGCAAGTCAGTGCTATGGTTGAACGAGTTTCGAGTTCTGATGTGAGCTTTATAATGTATTATGCACCTTGGGATGCTGAGTCTCAGATCGTGAGAGAGGAGTTCGAGATTGTGGCCCAACAGTATCATTCAAAGGTAAGGGGATAATAGTTAATAATAGTTGTGAGGATAATAGTTGTGAGGTGCAGAAATGTATGAGAAGAATTGaagttaaatgaaattttttgaagagaCACTGCAATGAAATTCTAAAATAGGTGGTGACTGTGTTCCTCGTGTCGATGAGGTTAATTGTTTAGTGATCAGAATAAGTTCCTGAGGAATACGAATTTTCTATTCCTCTGAAACCTTTTCCGATCTAAAATGATATTTTGGCATTTCCGTGCAGTATCATGTCTGTACCTcttgaagataaaaaattttctaaaaaaataatagcaaTTTAAAACAATTATCCCTCCGCAGGTATTTTTCTCGGCCATAAATTGCTGGCACCCAGGCTCAGAATGTCGTGCACAGTACCCAAAGATCCAGAGCTACCCAGTCCTGATTCTTTACCCTCTTCGAGGTACTGGTGTCCAATACCGGGGTATATCGACCGCCCCCTATATGATGCGTTTCCTGGACAACTACCTGCACCCCCTAACCCGAATATCAAGCCAAGAGGAGTTGACTCCTCTCCTGATCGCCAACGAAATAGTCCTCGTAGGATTTTTTAACTTCACCGGGCTACCCTCCAGCCCGGGCTACCAAGATTTCTACAAACTATCAGTCCGATCCCTAGAGGGTGATCCCAACCGAGATATAAAATTTGCATTAGTGACATCCCCTCAGATCGCTGAAGGCTTCAGTATTTCCTCTTTTCCATCAGCAAGTCTGCACCTATGGAACGAATCACTTATCTATCCCTCCGACAAAATTTGGAGCTCCGAAAATCTCCAACGCTGGTTGGAACAGTCTATCCACCGAGTTTCCCTCTGGCTGCAGCCCCCAGGTATAAAATCACTGACCTTAGCCCCCTACCTCAATACTGGCCCTGTCCTTTTCCTCTTCACTCCCAGAAATCCCCTCCATCCCGTCAACTACAACTACAGGCTCCTCCAGGAGATAGCCCTCGAGTACCACAACTGTGATTATCTCTGGTGGACCACCACCCTCATCCAGTATCTTCAAAGGGAGAGGCACCAATCTCAACACACACATCGAGAATCGATAGCAAGATGCTCGGAACTGCTGTCGAAATCTGACGAGAACAGTATTCCCCTCAGCATTTCCCTCCAGCAGTGGGTCAACGATAACTGTTGTGGGAAGATCTTCATGAATAAATGTCTCTTATGTAGAAAGAGGGGCCCTGAAAACGTCTGCAACACTCTCCCAAGACAGCAGAATGAAATTTGTAATCACCAAGACGTTTTCAAGATTATGAACGAAAAAGATTTCGATAAGCCCTCCTGCTGTGACGGCGATCCTTGGAGCTTTGACGCGTCCTCAAAATCGTCAGGTGTATCGACCAGTAACAGGAGGCATCCTTCCTCAATGATCACTGGGGAAAACGATCCACGGTCCCCGGAGAATCTGAGGAAACAAAGTGTTAGGGAAAACtgcaaatattttatgatCGGCGATAACTATCATCCTCCAGTGTTTCCAGTTAGTCATCAGGATGATGTTGATGTGCAATTGAAGGCCTCTGCTTGCAACAATAACCGATCGTTGTCCTTCATCGCAATAGATAGTCTCACTTACTTTCATTTTGCTGAGGGATTGGGGATTGATTTGTTGAGGATGGAGAATACTACAGCTGTTGTCATTCTTGATTC includes the following:
- the LOC135172962 gene encoding thioredoxin domain-containing protein 11; translation: MMVDEGKDEVTRNVDNQNTSTNTQCCNVASESPRNPSLEERLASKMLSYSRETVCLFIGIFTFGLAFAALHNAAPRISKPPPARPFFNETSVIIDFYKGQVSAMVERVSSSDVSFIMYYAPWDAESQIVREEFEIVAQQYHSKVFFSAINCWHPGSECRAQYPKIQSYPVLILYPLRGTGVQYRGISTAPYMMRFLDNYLHPLTRISSQEELTPLLIANEIVLVGFFNFTGLPSSPGYQDFYKLSVRSLEGDPNRDIKFALVTSPQIAEGFSISSFPSASLHLWNESLIYPSDKIWSSENLQRWLEQSIHRVSLWLQPPGIKSLTLAPYLNTGPVLFLFTPRNPLHPVNYNYRLLQEIALEYHNCDYLWWTTTLIQYLQRERHQSQHTHRESIARCSELLSKSDENSIPLSISLQQWVNDNCCGKIFMNKCLLCRKRGPENVCNTLPRQQNEICNHQDVFKIMNEKDFDKPSCCDGDPWSFDASSKSSGVSTSNRRHPSSMITGENDPRSPENLRKQSVRENCKYFMIGDNYHPPVFPVSHQDDVDVQLKASACNNNRSLSFIAIDSLTYFHFAEGLGIDLLRMENTTAVVILDSLQESHYLMDEDLGRESLIKFINEFSNGSLQRRLRSDSGRRFARDFQSVDECKGERKDEVCIRELTTESFLRTALDPRKDVVVLYHSPYCAFCGAVSYVYLTVAQYLRQMSNLVFVRIDGDNNDLPWEYSMNRYPAILFFPAKRKEDSTVYPFSLPITIPNLLNFVLANLNDDSHIEALVNVCHTGAGEPPKDCVARIRRLCLDIIHNQLGIYRKLRRQSRYLPKMTLSDKRREILRRLKHIREIHLILSTVDDLETDEKFFTILKKFRAYYRNSNKNDNEICEISKTQEKNEIIKPLRDEL